The Conexivisphaera calida genome includes a region encoding these proteins:
- the carA gene encoding glutamine-hydrolyzing carbamoyl-phosphate synthase small subunit has translation MLVPEEGPAAVLALKDGTVIWGRGFGGAGTRVGEVVFTTAMNGYTESLTDPSYRGQILVITHPLVGNYGVPPDFESRRIQVEGLVIAALTEPSHPRSERSLHEWLQGEGIPGIEGVDTRAVVKRIRGSGVMAGALSVAEDPGDIDPEALLRAAREFDYESVDLVRPSLGPATMGVGGHHVVVVDFGIKGGIVRELVARDFKVTVVPWSWGLKEIMSLRPDGIVVGNGPGNPSAMEDGVELVRGILGTGVPTLGICLGHQLVALALGARVNKMKFGHRGINKPVRDLSTGRLSITTHNHGYAVDPSSLDGTGLRPRFVDVDDGTLEGMVHERMPLLTSQFHPEGSPGPRDASYVFDEFRAMVLAGGRH, from the coding sequence ATGCTGGTCCCGGAGGAGGGGCCGGCGGCCGTCCTGGCGCTGAAGGACGGCACCGTCATCTGGGGGAGGGGGTTCGGCGGCGCCGGGACGAGGGTCGGGGAGGTCGTGTTCACGACCGCCATGAACGGCTACACGGAGTCCCTGACGGATCCATCCTACAGGGGACAGATACTCGTCATAACGCATCCGCTGGTCGGGAACTACGGGGTGCCGCCGGACTTCGAGTCCAGGAGGATACAGGTGGAGGGGCTCGTCATAGCGGCGCTCACGGAGCCGAGTCATCCCAGGTCGGAGCGCTCGCTGCACGAGTGGCTCCAGGGGGAGGGGATACCTGGGATAGAGGGGGTGGACACGAGGGCCGTAGTCAAGCGGATAAGGGGGTCCGGCGTCATGGCGGGGGCGCTTTCCGTGGCGGAGGACCCCGGGGATATCGACCCGGAGGCCCTCCTGAGGGCGGCTAGGGAATTCGACTACGAGTCAGTGGACCTGGTGAGGCCCTCGCTCGGCCCTGCCACGATGGGCGTTGGAGGACATCACGTTGTCGTGGTCGACTTCGGGATAAAGGGGGGTATAGTGAGGGAGCTGGTGGCGCGGGACTTCAAGGTCACGGTGGTGCCATGGAGCTGGGGGCTGAAGGAGATAATGTCCCTGAGGCCGGATGGAATAGTCGTGGGGAATGGGCCCGGAAATCCCTCGGCGATGGAGGACGGGGTGGAGCTCGTGCGCGGCATCCTGGGGACCGGCGTGCCCACGCTGGGCATATGCCTGGGGCACCAGCTGGTGGCGCTGGCCCTGGGCGCGAGGGTGAACAAGATGAAGTTCGGACACAGGGGGATAAACAAGCCGGTGAGGGACCTGTCCACGGGGCGCCTGTCGATAACCACGCACAACCACGGGTACGCGGTGGACCCGTCATCGCTGGATGGAACCGGCCTCAGGCCCAGGTTCGTTGACGTGGACGACGGCACCCTAGAGGGGATGGTTCACGAGCGCATGCCGCTCCTGACGTCGCAGTTCCATCCGGAGGGATCCCCGGGACCCAGGGACGCATCTTACGTGTTCGACGAGTTCAGGGCGATGGTGCTTGCGGGAGGACGTCACTAA
- a CDS encoding ACT domain-containing protein, with the protein MDPCLHSMLREGLANASAVARSLRPRVESLVGAPVGEEAVLAALKRMRGSGEGGTGQQIARVLAASRLDLKTGLGKMVIRRSQQAADAVGELAARHRRIFLQVLQGISSYTIVYESRIRDEVARAVPPGSAIDESSGLAALTVVSPPEISNTPGVVSAILQRLASRGVNVEEVVSCHTDTIVIVRSEEGGRAFDAVQELISECRSLTGA; encoded by the coding sequence ATGGACCCCTGTCTGCATTCGATGCTCAGGGAAGGCCTCGCCAATGCCTCAGCGGTGGCCAGATCCCTGCGCCCCCGCGTGGAGTCGCTGGTCGGCGCCCCCGTGGGGGAGGAGGCGGTGCTCGCCGCGCTGAAGAGGATGAGGGGATCCGGGGAGGGCGGCACGGGCCAGCAAATAGCTAGGGTGCTCGCCGCCAGCAGGCTCGACCTGAAGACGGGGCTGGGGAAGATGGTCATCAGGCGCTCCCAGCAGGCGGCGGACGCCGTCGGCGAGCTGGCGGCCAGGCATAGGAGGATATTCCTCCAGGTCCTCCAGGGCATATCGTCCTACACAATCGTGTACGAGTCGAGGATCCGCGATGAGGTGGCGCGCGCAGTTCCGCCGGGGAGCGCGATCGACGAGTCGTCCGGTCTGGCGGCGCTCACGGTCGTCAGTCCGCCGGAGATATCCAACACGCCCGGCGTCGTCTCCGCGATACTCCAGCGCCTGGCCTCCCGCGGGGTCAACGTGGAGGAGGTGGTCAGCTGTCACACCGACACTATCGTCATAGTGCGCTCGGAGGAGGGCGGCAGGGCGTTCGACGCGGTGCAGGAGCTGATATCGGAGTGCAGGTCCCTCACCGGCGCATAA